The proteins below are encoded in one region of Hordeum vulgare subsp. vulgare chromosome 3H, MorexV3_pseudomolecules_assembly, whole genome shotgun sequence:
- the LOC123443827 gene encoding aspartyl protease family protein 2-like → MPMAPPPLLPLSALLLLLAAASNASAKPVQTQALLATPLSPDRVSAPSELARDDDDSVFAGNLASAEDAPASTVRFRLVHRDDFSVNATAAELLAYRLERDAKRAARLSAAAGPANGTRRGGGGVVAPVVSGLAQGSGEYFTKIGVGTPATPALMVLDTGSDVVWLQCAPCRRCYEQSGQVFDPRRSRSYNAVGCAAPLCRRLDSGGCDLRRSACLYQVAYGDGSVTAGDFATETLTFAGGARVARVALGCGHDNEGLFVAAAGLLGLGRGSLSFPTQISRRYGRSFSYCLVDRTSSANTASRSSTVTFGSGAVGSTVASSFTPMVKNPRMETFYYVQLIGISVGGARVPGVANSDLRLDPSSGRGGVIVDSGTSVTRLARPAYSALRDAFRGAAAGLRLSPGGFSLFDTCYDLSGRKVVKVPTVSMHFAGGAEAALPPENYLIPVDSKGTFCFAFAGTDGGVSIIGNIQQQGFRVVFDGDGQRVAFTPKGC, encoded by the coding sequence ATGCCCATGGCGCCTCCGCCTTTGCTTCCCCTCTCcgcgctcctcctcctgcttgcAGCCGCTTCCAATGCCTCTGCCAAGCCTGTCCAGACTCAGGCCCTCCTTGCCACCCCTCTCTCGCCCGACCGTGTCTCCGCCCCGTCGGAACTAGcccgcgacgacgacgacagcgtcTTCGCCGGTAACCTTGCTTCTGCAGAGGACGCCCCCGCTTCCACAGTTCGTTTCCGCTTGGTCCACCGGGATGACTTCTCCGTGAACGCCACCGCGGCCGAGCTGCTTGCGTACCGGCTAGAGCGGGATGCGAAGAGGGCGGCGCGGCTCTCGGCCGCCGCTGGCCCGGCCAACGGGACACGTCGCGGTGGCGGAGGGGTCGTGGCGCCGGTGGTGTCTGGGTTGGCCCAGGGGAGCGGAGAGTACTTCACCAAGATCGGGGTGGGGACGCCCGCCACGCCGGCGCTCATGGTGCTCGACACCGGAAGCGACGTTGTGTGGCTGCAGTGCGCGCCGTGCAGGCGCTGCTACGAGCAGTCTGGCCAGGTGTTCGACCCGCGCCGCTCGCGCTCCTACAACGCGGTCGGCTGCGCCGCGCCGCTTTGCCGCAGGCTCGACTCTGGCGGCTGTGACCTGCGCCGCAGTGCGTGCCTCTACCAGGTAGCTTACGGCGATGGCTCCGTCACCGCCGGGGATTTCGCCACCGAGACCCTCACTTTCGCTGGCGGTGCCCGCGTGGCGCGCGTCGCTCTGGGGTGCGGCCACGACAACGAGGGTTTGTTCGTCGCGGCGGCGGGCCTCCTCGGGCTCGGCCGAGGCAGTCTATCCTTCCCCACCCAGATCTCCCGCCGCTATGGGCGGAGCTTCTCCTACTGCCTTGTGGACCGTACCTCGTCGGCCAACACCGCCTCCCGTTCTTCGACCGTGACCTTCGGCTCCGGCGCCGTAGGCTCCACGGTCGCCTCGTCCTTCACCCCGATGGTCAAGAACCCTCGGATGGAGACGTTCTACTACGTGCAGCTCATCGGCATCAGCGTGGGCGGCGCGCGCGTCCCTGGCGTGGCCAATTCCGACCTCCGTCTTGACCCGTCGTCGGGGCGTGGGGGCGTCATCGTGGACTCAGGGACGTCCGTTACCCGCCTCGCCCGGCCGGCCTACTCGGCTCTGCGCGACGCATTCCGCGGCGCCGCCGCTGGGCTCCGCCTGTCTCCCGGCGGCTTCTCCCTGTTCGACACGTGCTACGACCTGAGCGGGCGCAAGGTGGTGAAGGTGCCGACCGTGTCGATGCACTTCGCCGGTGGCGCGGAGGCGGCTCTGCCGCCGGAGAACTACCTGATCCCGGTGGACTCGAAAGGGACGTTTTGCTTCGCGTTTGCGGGCACGGACGGCGGCGTGTCCATCATCGGCAACATACAGCAGCAGGGCTTCCGGGTGGTGTTCGACGGCGACGGCCAGCGCGTCGCCTTCACGCCCAAGGGTTGTTAA